The following is a genomic window from Episyrphus balteatus chromosome 1, idEpiBalt1.1, whole genome shotgun sequence.
CATCCACTAATTCATCCCtttcaacttaaaataaaagaaacacaaaaaagaagaagtaaaaaaaaaacacaacatcaCTATTAATAGCGCATTATGTCCTTGATATTATCCTCTTGGTACACTATAAGGACTAAGCCATTCAacttattctttttcttttctattcaaTATCTTCACCGGCTCCCTATTCAAGACCAAAACAACCTTTTTCCTCCTTTGGGCTTGTGAAGAGGAGagtgctgttgctgctgcttcTGTTCCTCATTGGCGTTAGGTGTATAttggtgaaaatattttaattaaaacttttgcGGAAAAGAGAAAGTAGGTGcttggaaattattttttttttatttttcattttctgttaGATACTTTCTCTTCTCTCATTAAGTTTTTCCTGTTtaagtttgattttatttttttttttgttcgtttaacTTAGCTTACGTCCGTCCTCAGTTTgattatatctttttttatagttgggaaataaatataaataaaatactttattaAACATGTTTATAGGAGAAAGGGGCTACCAGTAGTTATCTATTCATTAAAGGACATATTGTGTATGTGAAATATCCAATAGGAGGTTTATACAGAGTGATTTAGAAGGAATTTGCCGAAAAGCTAGAGCGCCATAttctatatttaaaatatcagaAAGAATCACTAGCATTGATTGTATCATCCAATTtgggaaataaatattttgaaatccgaaaatctttctttcaaataagccgATCCCAGTTCAAGCAAGAGTTGTATTACTCTGGCGTGCAAACGATCCAGTTGATGCTCCTCTATCCTCAAAtcgcttaaaaaataaattaaacccGTCTGGGCCctcaaaattagattttttttcggcGGAAAAAACAAGTCGGTACCATTTCCTACTCCAGGTCATGTTAGCACGACAGAAATTGAGCCGTTGTTCTTTACGAAACGGGTTTAgctgtggttttttttttaactaacgaTTTAAGTGTTCAGGTTTAGAAATAACCCGTTTTACCGTTGAAACACTTGCGTTGTTGCTGGTTAGTAGAGAGGAGAATGGATAAGGAAGGGGAAGAATCGATAAGGCAGCGAAGCTACCATATCGTGGCAGTAACATCCTGGAAAGGAAAGGGGAACACAATGAAAAAGGAAAAGAGTGTCTACTCCCGAGAATTTGGCCTGGTTGCTATGCACAGCGTAATCTCGTCGGATGTGGGGGGATCTTGTTCTCGGAAGTAAACGTCACCAGCAACCAAAAACACATATCAGGCCGGTttaccaaaaacaaaactaagtGCGACTCGGACGGACGTTCAACGCCCCTAGTGCACTGCAGGTGCTATCGCTGCGTGACCTTTACCCACCCAACCATGAGAATCCTTTGGCCATATTTGGATTCTTCCAGTCAAATCGTTGAGGATCGGCTACCATCCGCACCCCTGAAAATGTCTTCAAATAATCATAGTTTCACTTATGTGAAACtgaaacaaaacacaaaaaaatatctctttttttaccaaaatgggcgtaaagttttattttcacatttgaaaaatcttaggtgaatgaaaaaaaaaaagatcaaatcaacaaaatacattaaccaaattaaaccaaaaaaaaaaaaaacgctacgAAAAATGATTCcttactgaaaaaaaacttcaattatagtctgtccgataaaaattggcagtacaggccttatgggagagctttttcaaaatcagtggGACCTAACTACTGCCAAAAAGCAATTCACGaaaaatatgcccctgaaacacacaagaaaaccacagacgcgccatggcattgttgttgtaatttcttcACTAAGCGAAGTACATCCTCCTATAACCGATCTGCCACACGATCTGTGGCAGAATGAAACTCaatgataaaacttttttattaaaagtatttaaaatacataagagttaccaatggtaaacttccttcataaactactcctttttctattatttttctgaaagagctttcaggattaatgctttttcaagcttttaaaatgaaaaaaagcattatgtgttgtcgtggtgttggtggctgtttgttttttatttcgtgtatgaaggaaaacagttaatgtcaacattttgacatgcattttaacatttcaacaagaaaaattgtttaccctTGCTTGGGGTCGGGCTGTGTTttaaatgagtgaattttttgttttgttatttttgtgttaaacgaaaaattaatttttttttcgtttttgtgaaattttaccgataaaatggtaacgctggtaccttttcgaaacatttttttcggataatacggcatcgctgtgtgagcttttttatgtgatagacatatccagaaggcgtgaagcagagtgagatgcaaatgccctatcttccctgtactgccaatttttatcggacagagtatagaattgaaaaaatttgatctcCAGGCTAAGGAGCTGGAACTGAAGGAAAAAAACAGGATCAAGATTTTGAACTGAAGAAGCTTAAATTGGAGAAAGGCGAGAGACTCCGATTGTagttaatttaagtttttatgttgtataatttttttattatttttacatttgaaaaatcttaggtgaatgaaaaaaaaatgagatcaaatcaacaaaatacattaaccaaattaaaccaaaaaaaaaaaaaacgctacgAAAAATGATTCcttactgaaaaaaaacttcaattagaattgaaaaaatttgatctcCAGGCTAAGGAGCTGGAACTGAAGGAAAAAAACAGGATCAAGATTTTGAACTGAAGAAGCTTAAATTGGAGAAAGGCGAGAGACTCCGATTGTagttaatttaagtttttatgttgtataatttttttattatttttacatttgaaaaatcttaggtgaatgaaaaaaaaaatgagatcaaatcaacaaaatacattaaccaaattaaaccaaaaaaaaaaaaaaaacgctacgAAAAATGATTCCTTACTGAGAAAAAACTTCAAttagaattgaaaaaatttgatctcCAGGCTAAGGAGCTGGaactgaaggaaaaaaaaaggatcaagATTTTGAACTGAAGAAGCTTAAATTGGAGAAAGGCGAGAGACTCCGATTGTagttaatttaagtttttatgttgtataattttttttttattaaaaataaataattaaaaaaaaattttaactcattaTCAATACTTAGTTCAACCAAAGCACGTCTTTTGTTTAAATGACTACGATGTTCACAATCTTTAATGTCCTCATTTTGAATGTCAGTGAGTTAGTTAGGTATGTCGTTTTGAATGATAAAACCTATTATCTTCTAAATTTTCCATGGTCACGATCTTATGCAAAATTGCACAAGTTAGTGAGAATCAACCGACAAGAGAGTTTGATGAAAGCTTCGTTTTTATTTGGATTTTGCTCATTCAAACTGTTAAAACTTTCTTTGAGAATACCAAAACAGTGCTCAAaattttttgccatttttttaggttctgataaataaattatttttataaatttgagaACTAttcaagttttttgaaatttgacgtTTAATGAAGAAGCTGTTGTCATTGCTGGGACCGTTATCCTGTCTTTTTCGTTTACGCttggtatacatttttgaaacctTTTAGACCTATGTGCTTATTACTTTTCCTCCTTTCTTCGCACACAAATTCAATATTCTTTCTGGATAGAGGAGGATATCATTGTTATGTTCGGCTTCTGTAAGGAAGCTCTATAATTAATGAAACCACTTTCTccttctgttttttttgttttttgtcacGACAGCTCTGCCTTTTGATAACGTTTTAGCTTCCCTTTGATAGGCTTAAGTAGTGTTTCGCTTAAAGAACATCTTAAGCCAAGTTCTTTCTGGGCCACCATTTTTGAAAGGGTTACCCCATTGTTctgcttttataattttttgaacagTGTCCAGAATCTCgtgtttttttaaggaatattaATCCAAACATGGCCTGTTGTAGGTTCTCCTGTTCAGGATAATTTTATATCCTGAACAGGAGAATCAGGTCAGGGCAAGTAACATTAATGTGAAATTGTTTCAGATATAAgctattgaaatattttgtttgatagtaaaatttttaaatttattatttacataattGCCATAACAACGGAAACACAGGTTCTCACATTCTTCTACATCTTGTCATAACTTTGTTAAAATTCCTTGgtggaaatattttaattaatctCAATTCTGACCTCAACTAAAGGAAATAAAGAAGGACATCAAAAATGACTTAATACCTAGGAAGAGGATACGTTTTAATGAATATTAATAAATTGAACACTGTTATCTTCCTCGTTACCCTCTTTCTCTCCCTCTATCAATCTCCTCACCAAAGGAAACAACCATGTTGTCGAATTCGTTTATAGTTATACCCTCTATAATGTTGTTTTGTATGAAGAGAAAATTCaagttattaatttaatatttttcgttAAGACTAAGAATAATGACAAGACAACAACCAAGCCACCTTCAGGTTCATTTCGCCTTATAAAACATGCATTGTTTGGTTGTATAGATATGATGCGAGGTATATTGTTACGTTTTATGGATTTTGTCCTTGCCACAAAATAAGAGGCATTGCAAGCAAGCAAACCTTTTTCCCATCTATGAAGAAGAGCTACACAAACAAACATTACGATATCATATACATATACTTCGAATAGGTGACAGgaagaattttgtaaagaaatatGAAACGAAGAAGAGCAGCAATATAATGACGGCAGTAGAAGGTACATGTTGTACACTCATGGGCAAGGGACTGTAATAATCGAGTATTGAAGCTGTTCCAGCGGAATTCTTTGTCATATATACCTTCCAGCGGAAGTAGGAGCACTATACCTGGTCCTCTAACACCACCATTACCATAACCATCACCCTTAACACCCACCTCGTCTTCCCCCCGGTAACTAACCCCTCCAAACCCTGTTCACATCATCTGCCTTTCCATAGAAGTATTATtttagaaatgaaaattttaattaaatttcgtgATGAAATTTATTACCAAGTTTTCTTTCTACCTGCCGCTTTGGAAGGTATCCTCCTGGGGAATGAGTTAATATGAGATACCTTACCTACTACTGCTCTACTATACTAGACAATGACGGaaagatatttaattaaaaattaacagagaagataaaaaaatatacatatatattagaTATATCAGTCAAGGCCAGTGTGTGTGCTATGGTGTCTTGTTTCATTAAGCCAAATGCATtagctttaatttaattgaatttgagGTGAATATAGGGCTTTTCATTAGGCACCTAGACGAAAATAAACTGGAAGCTTCATAATTTGTTTATTGACCCGCATTACCATGCAATAGTTAGAACGCTTTTGTAGTGAGTTTCGGTATTTTGAGAAGCCGTATCggtaataatataaaaaagctaaattttgcAATATGGACAAGATTAATCCATTGGTGAAGAAAATCAACGAAACACGGGATATAGCATAAAGGCCAAACTGAAGCTTGTCCAAAGTAATTAAAATCAATGCTTATTTAAAAAGGATATCTATTACTTTCCGATGATTGAGGAGTAACAAAAACTAAATGCCTGACACAGTATCTGATTACAACTTACGGCCAGAAAGGTTTTAAAATCTTACTTGGAACTATGGAACTTCTGCTCTagcccttaactatagtggtaaAATTTTGTGACGTATctatagtggtgggtccagTGGACCCaggtgttttgaaatgataaaataaaatacaaaattgaatttttttataaatatttttattgaacattaaaagataacaattttagaataagtaaaaaaaaaaaaaaaaaaagagaaaattcattttcaaaataaaatttgcactttaaaattcagtcttaaaaatcttactttaaaaatatgtcattttaaaaatgaccatataaaaaaaaatataaatacagaaacttgaacaaaacaatttttattaacataaaatgatactcttaagcattaaaaaaaaaaaaacctaaaaacattaacaaacaaaattttgacatcgGTCAAAGTGACACATACTTTAAATGCAACAATTGCATATTTGCTTGGAACATTTGAGGCAAATGGGCTCCTTACACCTTCCACACAAGTGTATCGTCTTTGCTCTTTTATTGGGTGGACACAAAAAGcatctttttcttttgttccGTTCTAATGTTAAGTTTTCGGCATCACTTGTTGAAGCATGTTGAATTTTTAGAAGTGTTCCAGTGCTCGACCTTAATTGTACTGGTAGCCTTAAGTTGTAGTATCTCTCCCTCATGTGCGGCTCACACAAAAGTAGCGCTagtccttttaaaaaaatcatcctCGTCATCCTTGAAGCCTTTTCATGACTCTGCTGGATAATGTGAGCATTTAGAGCACTCATGTCTAATAGCCTATACAGAACAGGCATCGGCCAACGGCGTGTTCTGCGACTACTGGAATAGACTGAACACATTTGGTCTACAGTGTCAACACCACCTTTAGTGCCATTATAATACATTATAATATCTGGCTTGTTAGTTGACTCATCAATGGTGTTATCATGGTGCATAGATGAAACAAGAATtacagatttgtttttttttgggacgtAACTCACAATTGTAGTTTCCTTTGTGAATCCAAAGAGCGATGATCCAACTGGTCTGTGTTTTTGCGGTAAAAACTCTTTGGGaatttcctttttgttttttttcaaagtccCAACGAGAGTAAGACCTTTAGATTTCAGAACGTTTATAAGCTCCATCGATGTGTACCAGTTGTCTGTTGTAATATTTCGATTAGAGTTCAGAATTGGTTGACATAATCGAAGACATGCTTGCGTTGGTATTGGATACCTTCGTTCTTCATCGCTCAAAGTAAGGCCGTCTGTATTTTTGCCACAGTAAAGATATGTATTGAGGACATAGTGCGTCTTTGAATCCGCAAGACATTGCATCTTCAACCCATATTTGTTGGGTTTACTTGGGATgtacattttgaatttacaaCGACCGCGAAAACCAACCAACATTTCATCGATTGTTGCGTTGGCACCAATTGAATAGTTagcttgagaatttttattgaaaatagtgATTAAGTCTGTTACGATGCATCCCGGatcagtttttttcttttcacttCTTTCTTCAGGATTGTCAAAACGAAGACATACTAATAGGACGTAAAATCGAGTTGAAGACATGCACATTCGAAATATATCTCGCCCTGTCCCATCGGTCGCAAAAAGTGATGAAATAGCTTCATGATTGGACTTGAAAACGGCTGAGTAAAGTAATAAGGCCAAAAAAGCGTCAAGCTCTTGTGGAGTGCATTGGTTTATTTCAGGTCGTTCACTAGACTCGTATTTCGTTCTAAAATTTGCTAACTTTACATTTGTCCAAGTGAGTATCTGCATTTTCATATcttcatcaaatattttttggaatgcTTGTTTTGGATCGAACGGTTCAACAGGTCTAGAGCGCGAAGTCGTGCAAGGTAATCGGATAATGTTGTGGCTCCTAGCACGACAATTTCTTGCTGGTGGTGTTTTAGcccatttgaatttatttttaccatAGAAATATGCACTGCTATGACCTTCTGATACGTTTTGATTTTCGTCGTCGCTGTTAGATAATTCTGAGTTAGACTCATGTTCACTGTTTATGATGAACTCGTCATCACTGTCGGAAAAATCATTGTCTGAATGACTTCGCATATTTCCCCCAATGTCTTCATCACTGGCTAACTCGTAATTCATCCACTCTTCCTCTTccaacatttttctttta
Proteins encoded in this region:
- the LOC129920904 gene encoding piggyBac transposable element-derived protein 4-like; translated protein: MLEEEEWMNYELASDEDIGGNMRSHSDNDFSDSDDEFIINSEHESNSELSNSDDENQNVSEGHSSAYFYGKNKFKWAKTPPARNCRARSHNIIRLPCTTSRSRPVEPFDPKQAFQKIFDEDMKMQILTWTNVKLANFRTKYESSERPEINQCTPQELDAFLALLLYSAVFKSNHEAISSLFATDGTGRDIFRMCMSSTRFYVLLVCLRFDNPEERSEKKKTDPGCIVTDLITIFNKNSQANYSIGANATIDEMLVGFRGRCKFKMYIPSKPNKYGLKMQCLADSKTHYVLNTYLYCGKNTDGLTLSDEERRYPIPTQACLRLCQPILNSNRNITTDNWYTSMELINVLKSKGLTLVGTLKKNKKEIPKEFLPQKHRPVGSSLFGFTKETTIVSYVPKKNKSVILVSSMHHDNTIDESTNKPDIIMYYNGTKGGVDTVDQMCSVYSSSRRTRRWPMPVLYRLLDMSALNAHIIQQSHEKASRMTRMIFLKGLALLLCEPHMRERYYNLRLPVQLRSSTGTLLKIQHASTSDAENLTLERNKRKRCFLCPPNKRAKTIHLCGRCKEPICLKCSKQICNCCI